The Actinomyces sp. oral taxon 414 genome has a segment encoding these proteins:
- a CDS encoding 4'-phosphopantetheinyl transferase superfamily protein, translating into MTGSPAPHLPPVPDAGGRVLGAGLDLVHVPALADQLAVAGTVFAEGAFTARERREADRRARQCGSLPAEHLAARWAAKEAFVKAWSAAANAVAGRAVAPVLAPEAVDWREIEVLADRWGRPGLRLGGRVLDAVERSLGAGAGVASRWPVSLSHDGHWAGAIVLALAG; encoded by the coding sequence GTGACCGGGTCGCCCGCCCCGCACCTGCCGCCGGTGCCCGACGCCGGGGGCCGGGTGCTGGGCGCCGGCCTGGACCTGGTCCACGTCCCCGCCCTGGCGGACCAGCTCGCCGTGGCCGGCACGGTCTTCGCCGAGGGGGCCTTCACCGCCCGGGAGCGGCGCGAGGCCGACCGGCGCGCCCGCCAGTGCGGCTCCCTCCCGGCCGAGCACCTGGCGGCGCGCTGGGCCGCCAAGGAGGCCTTCGTCAAGGCCTGGTCCGCCGCGGCCAACGCCGTGGCCGGGAGGGCCGTCGCCCCGGTCCTGGCACCCGAGGCGGTGGACTGGCGGGAAATCGAGGTCCTCGCCGACCGCTGGGGCCGGCCCGGCCTGCGCCTGGGCGGCCGGGTGCTCGACGCCGTCGAGCGCTCCCTGGGGGCCGGGGCGGGGGTCGCCTCCCGCTGGCCGGTGTCCCTGAGCCACGACGGGCACTGGGCGGGCGCGATCGTCCTGGCCCTGGCCGGGTAG
- the putP gene encoding sodium/proline symporter PutP yields the protein MDETTYQAIAMIVYFVGMLAIGGWAYGRNNDLDDYMLADRGLNPWVAALSAGASDMSGWLLMGLPGALYSQGLVSAWIAIGLTIGAWLNWRFVAPRLRTYTEVAGNAITVPSFLGNRLHDARHLLRWSSGAIILVYFTFYISSGMVAGGAFFEGSFGMDYRLGMVLVAAITVVYTLIGGFLAVSYTDFVQGLMMLAALIAVPAAGIAHVGGPGALIDSVSALDPGYWALWGPTTSALAVVSALAWGLGYFGQPHIIVRFMAIRTPGEAGAGRRIGIGWMLLAVIGAGLTAIVGAAVYRRDPAALADPETVFIALGQLLFHPLVAGFMLAAILAAIMSTISSQLLVTSSALIEDLYGAIAHRPVTGGRLVLYSRMSVFAIAVIAAILAWDRSGTILDLVAFAWAGFGAGFGPTVLLCLYWRRLTAAGAFAGMVVGAALVMVWGNLDGGPAGLFDLYEIVPGFLGNLAVAWAVSRAGRPDPRVGPEFAAAVDAARRPHRA from the coding sequence ATGGATGAGACCACCTATCAGGCGATCGCCATGATCGTGTACTTCGTGGGCATGCTGGCCATCGGCGGCTGGGCCTACGGGCGCAACAACGACCTCGACGACTACATGCTCGCCGACCGCGGCCTCAACCCCTGGGTGGCCGCCCTGTCCGCCGGGGCCTCGGACATGTCCGGCTGGCTGCTCATGGGCCTGCCCGGCGCCCTGTACTCCCAGGGCCTGGTCAGCGCCTGGATAGCGATCGGCCTGACGATCGGCGCCTGGCTCAACTGGCGGTTCGTGGCCCCGCGGCTGCGCACCTACACGGAGGTCGCCGGCAACGCCATCACCGTCCCCAGCTTCCTGGGCAACCGCCTCCACGACGCCCGCCACCTGCTGCGCTGGTCCTCCGGGGCGATCATCCTGGTCTACTTCACCTTCTACATCTCCTCCGGCATGGTCGCCGGCGGCGCGTTCTTCGAGGGCTCCTTCGGCATGGACTACCGCCTGGGCATGGTGCTGGTCGCCGCGATCACGGTGGTCTACACCCTCATCGGCGGGTTCCTCGCCGTGTCCTACACCGACTTCGTCCAGGGCCTGATGATGCTGGCGGCCCTGATCGCGGTGCCCGCCGCCGGCATCGCCCACGTCGGCGGCCCCGGCGCCCTGATCGACTCCGTATCCGCCCTCGACCCCGGCTACTGGGCCCTGTGGGGGCCGACGACGTCGGCCCTGGCTGTCGTCTCCGCCCTCGCCTGGGGTCTGGGCTACTTCGGCCAGCCGCACATCATTGTGCGCTTCATGGCGATCCGCACCCCCGGCGAAGCCGGGGCGGGCAGGCGCATAGGCATCGGCTGGATGCTCCTGGCCGTGATCGGGGCGGGCCTGACCGCGATCGTGGGTGCGGCCGTCTACCGGCGCGACCCGGCCGCCCTGGCCGACCCCGAGACCGTTTTCATTGCCCTGGGCCAGCTGCTCTTCCACCCCCTGGTCGCCGGCTTCATGCTCGCCGCCATCCTGGCCGCCATTATGTCCACCATCTCCTCCCAGCTGCTGGTGACCTCCTCGGCCCTCATCGAGGACCTCTACGGGGCGATCGCCCACCGGCCGGTCACCGGGGGCCGCCTGGTCCTGTACTCGCGCATGTCCGTGTTCGCCATCGCCGTGATCGCCGCCATCCTGGCCTGGGACCGGAGCGGGACCATCCTGGACCTGGTCGCCTTCGCCTGGGCGGGCTTCGGGGCGGGCTTCGGGCCCACGGTCCTGCTGTGCCTGTACTGGAGGCGGCTGACCGCCGCGGGGGCCTTCGCCGGCATGGTCGTGGGCGCCGCCCTGGTCATGGTGTGGGGCAATCTCGACGGCGGCCCCGCGGGCCTGTTCGACCTGTACGAGATCGTTCCCGGCTTCCTGGGCAACCTCGCCGTCGCCTGGGCCGTGTCGCGAGCCGGCCGCCCCGACCCGCGGGTCGGCCCCGAGTTCGCCGCGGCGGTCGACGCCGCCCGCCGCCCGCACCGGGCATGA